The Microbacterium sp. SORGH_AS_0428 genome contains the following window.
CAGCTCTCCGTGCCACAGCAGGTACGCCACCGCCTCGACCGGCTGCGTGGCGGCGAGCTCCTGCACGGGGTAGCCGCGGTACAGCAGCGAGTTGGTCTCGGGGTTGACCTTGGAGATGGCGGTCTCGTCGGCGACCACCCCCGCCAGTCCCTTCCGGATCTGGTCCTGCTCGGTCATGTCACTCCTTCGTGCTGGGCCGCGCGTCACGGACGCGTGTAGGTGAAGATGCTGTCGTCGAAGCTGTTGTACTGCTCGTAGTCGATCAGGTCGTAGAGCTCGGCGCGATGCTGCATCTCGCCGACCTTGTCACGCAGATGTCCCTTGTCGACGAGGTCGTCCAGCGCGCGCTCGGCGGCGCCCATCGCGATGCGCAGCAACGAGACCGGCCAGATCACGATGTTGACCCCCACGTCGCGGAGCTGATCGACCGAGAAGAGCTCGCTCTTGCCGAACTCGGTCATGTTGGCGAGGATCGGCACGTCGACGGCTCTGCGCATCGCCTCGAACTCATCGAGGGTCGCCAGCGCCTCCGGGAAGATCGCATCCGCTCCCGCATCCACGAGCGCCTTGGCGCGGTCGACCGCCGCATCCAACCCCTCGATCGCGCGGATGTCGGTGCGCGCCATCACGAGGAAGTCGGGATCGCGGCGCGCGTCGACGGCGGCGCGGATGCGGCGCAGCGCCGTCCCTTCGTCCACGACGGCCTTGCCGTCGAGGTGACCGCAGCGCTTCGGGTTGATCTGATCCTCGATGTGGGCGCCGGCGACGCCGGCGTCCTCGAGCATCTGGATGGTGCGCGCGACGTTCATGGGCTCGCCGAATCCGGTGTCGGCATCGATGAGCGCCGGAAGCTCCGTCGTCCGGGCGATCTGAGCGCCGCGTCCGGCGACCTCGGTCAGGGTCGTCAGGCCGATGTCCGGAAGCCCGAGATCGGCCGACAGCACCGCGCCCGAGATGTAGACGCCCTCGAAGCCCTTGCGCTCGATCAGCCGCGCGGACAGCGGATTGAAGGCGCCCGGGAGCCGCATCAGCCCACCCGACGCGAGACCGGCGCGGAACGCGCGGCGCTTCTCCGATGCGGACGCCGTCGATCCGAGCATCAGAACAGCCCCTTCGGCGCCGGCTGCGACAGCAGCAGCCCCGGCTTGGCGACGATCGAGAGCTGGCGCACCTCGTCGGCGTTCAGCTCCGGCAGGCGCTGCACGAGCTCGAGGAACCGCTCGATCTCCGCCGCCTCCAGCACGGGCTCCGCCAGCAGCCGGAACTTGCGGACGTAGTCCTCGCGGACGAAGGGCCGGGCTCCGAGCGGGTGCGCGTCGGCGACGGCGATCTCGTCCTCGATGACCGACCCGTCGGTGAGGGTGATGACCACGCGACCGCCGAATGCCTTCTCGTCGGGGTCCTCGGAGTGATAGCGGCGGGTCCATTCGGCGTCTTCTGCCGTGGTCACCTTGTTCCACAGCTCGACGGTGTCCGCGCGCGCCGCACGCTCGGGCGCATAGGAGTCGACGTGGTGCCAGGTTCCGTCCTGCAGCGCCACCGCGAAGATGTACGGGATCGAGTGGTCCAGCGTCTCGCGGGATGCGGTCGGATCGTACTTCTGCGGATCGTTCGCCCCGGAGCCGATCACGTAGTGCGTGTGGTGGCTGGTGTGCAGCACGATCGAGGCGATGCTGGCGGGATCGCGCAGCTCGGGCCGCTCGGTACCGAGCTTGCGGGCCAGGTCGATCCATGCCTGGGCCTGATACTCGGCGGAGTGCTCCTTCGTGTACGAGTCCAGGATCGCCCGCTTGGACTCGCCCGCGGCGGGAAGCGGCACGTCGTAGGAGGCGTCCTTGCCGTCGAGCAGCCAGGCGACGACGCCGTCCTCGCCCTCGTAGATGGGGGAAGGGGAGGTCTCGCCGCGCATCGCGCGGTCGACGGCCTCGACCGCCATCTTGCCGGCGAACGCCGGGGCGTGGGCCTTCCAGGTCGAGATCTCTCCCTTGCGGGACTGACGGGTCGCGGTGGTCGTGTGCAGCGCCTGCCCGACGGCCTGGTAGATCGTCTCGGTGTCCAGGCCCAGCAGGGTGCCGATGCCGGCCGCGGCCGAGGGGCCGAGGTGTGCGACGTGGTCGATCTTGTGCTTGTGCAGGCTGATCGCGCGCACGAGGTCGATCTGGATCTCGTAACCGGTCGCGATGCCCCGCGCGAGCGCCTGTCCGTCGGCGCCGACGTGCTGCGCGACGGCGAGGATGGGCGGGATGTTGTCCCCCGGGTGCGAGTAGTCCGCCGCGAGGAAGGTGTCGTGATAGTCAAGCTCGCGCACGGCGACGCCGTTGGCCCACGCCGCCCACTCGGGCGAGGTGCGGCGCTCGAGCGCGCATCCGAACACCGTCGCACCGGCACCACCGATGGAGACGGCGTGATCGAGCGCCTGCTGGCGAGCGGCGACGACGGGGCGACGGGTGAGGGAGGCGGCGGCGACCGCCGCGTTGTCGATGAGCCGATTGACGATCATGTCGACGACGTCCGCGTCGACCGCCACGGGGTCGGTGGCGACCTCGGCGATGTGCCAGGCCAGCTGGCCCTCGCGGGCGAGCTTCTCCTCGCTCGTGTGGACACGGAGGTGGTGCGTGATCATGCTGCTCCCGGGGTGGATCGTGCGACGCGCGGGGCGTCGGATGCGTCGGCGAGCGACGCGAGGATGGCGGTCAGTGCGTGGTGCAGGTGCACGTGGGTGGCGTGGGCCGCGAGTTCGGCGTCGCCGTCGGCGATGGCGCGCGCGATGAGGCGGTGCTCGGCGGCGGAGGCGGCGAGGCGTGCGGGATTGTCGCGCGCGAGGCGGCGCACGCGGACGAGATGGGTGCGCACGGTCCGCAGCGCGGCGATCAGATAGTCGTTGCCGACGGCGGCGTCCAGCGCCTGATCGAACTGCGCGATCGTGGCGTAGTAGGCGTCCGCGTCGGCCTGAGGGTCCTCGGCCGCCCAGCGTTCGGCGAGCGCGGCGAACGGCTCACCCGGAGCCCCGTCGGCCACGCGCTCCGCCGCGATGCGGGCAGCGGACTCCTCGAGCGCACGGCGCACGGCGAAGAGGGCGCGGATGTCGTCGGCGTCGATGTCGGTCACGACGGTGACCCGCGGCGAGGCCTGCGCGACGAGCCCGTCGGCGGCGAGGCGTCCGATGGCCTCTCGCAGCGGCGTGCGGCTCACGCCGAGCCGGCGGGCCTGCTCCACCTCGGCGAGCACGGTTCCCGGCGCCAGCTCACCGGACTGGATCTGCTCGAGAAGTGTGCGGTACGCACGGTCGCTCGCCCGCATCCCGCCTCCTCCCGTATCGCCCGATGAACTCGCACAGTGTATGCACA
Protein-coding sequences here:
- the prpB gene encoding methylisocitrate lyase → MLGSTASASEKRRAFRAGLASGGLMRLPGAFNPLSARLIERKGFEGVYISGAVLSADLGLPDIGLTTLTEVAGRGAQIARTTELPALIDADTGFGEPMNVARTIQMLEDAGVAGAHIEDQINPKRCGHLDGKAVVDEGTALRRIRAAVDARRDPDFLVMARTDIRAIEGLDAAVDRAKALVDAGADAIFPEALATLDEFEAMRRAVDVPILANMTEFGKSELFSVDQLRDVGVNIVIWPVSLLRIAMGAAERALDDLVDKGHLRDKVGEMQHRAELYDLIDYEQYNSFDDSIFTYTRP
- a CDS encoding MmgE/PrpD family protein, which codes for MITHHLRVHTSEEKLAREGQLAWHIAEVATDPVAVDADVVDMIVNRLIDNAAVAAASLTRRPVVAARQQALDHAVSIGGAGATVFGCALERRTSPEWAAWANGVAVRELDYHDTFLAADYSHPGDNIPPILAVAQHVGADGQALARGIATGYEIQIDLVRAISLHKHKIDHVAHLGPSAAAGIGTLLGLDTETIYQAVGQALHTTTATRQSRKGEISTWKAHAPAFAGKMAVEAVDRAMRGETSPSPIYEGEDGVVAWLLDGKDASYDVPLPAAGESKRAILDSYTKEHSAEYQAQAWIDLARKLGTERPELRDPASIASIVLHTSHHTHYVIGSGANDPQKYDPTASRETLDHSIPYIFAVALQDGTWHHVDSYAPERAARADTVELWNKVTTAEDAEWTRRYHSEDPDEKAFGGRVVITLTDGSVIEDEIAVADAHPLGARPFVREDYVRKFRLLAEPVLEAAEIERFLELVQRLPELNADEVRQLSIVAKPGLLLSQPAPKGLF
- a CDS encoding GntR family transcriptional regulator; this encodes MRASDRAYRTLLEQIQSGELAPGTVLAEVEQARRLGVSRTPLREAIGRLAADGLVAQASPRVTVVTDIDADDIRALFAVRRALEESAARIAAERVADGAPGEPFAALAERWAAEDPQADADAYYATIAQFDQALDAAVGNDYLIAALRTVRTHLVRVRRLARDNPARLAASAAEHRLIARAIADGDAELAAHATHVHLHHALTAILASLADASDAPRVARSTPGAA